One window from the genome of Pandoraea fibrosis encodes:
- a CDS encoding BolA family protein, with protein sequence MLPTPEQIKQYIEAGLACEHVAVEGDGQHFFATIVSTQFEGKRLIARHQLVYGALGDRMKAEIHALSMKTLTPTEFQAQ encoded by the coding sequence ATGCTGCCTACCCCCGAACAAATCAAGCAGTACATCGAAGCCGGTCTGGCTTGCGAACATGTGGCCGTCGAAGGTGATGGCCAGCACTTCTTTGCGACCATCGTGAGCACGCAGTTCGAAGGCAAGCGCCTCATCGCGCGCCATCAACTCGTGTATGGCGCATTGGGCGATCGCATGAAGGCAGAAATTCATGCGTTGTCGATGAAGACCCTGACGCCCACGGAGTTTCAGGCGCAATGA
- the murA gene encoding UDP-N-acetylglucosamine 1-carboxyvinyltransferase, translating to MRMTQESAGATGNSEAAAGERVAADHLEIEGGERLAGEITVSGAKNAALPILCASLLTAEPLVLGNVPDLHDVRTMLTLLARMGVKVGRNGESVTLDASQITEPAAPYDLVKTMRASILVLGPLLARCGEARVSLPGGCAIGARPVDQHIKGLQKMGAEITLTHGDIVAKAARLRGETLVTDMITVTGTENLLMAATLADGVTVLANAAREPEVTDLAHLLVKMGARIEGIGTDRLVVTGVARLHGATHDVVPDRIEAGTFLCAAVATRGDITLRRVVPSTLDAVIEKLRETGANVTAGADWLRVTMDRRARAVSFQTSEYPAFPTDMQAQFMALNCIAQGASQVVETIFENRFMHVQELMRLGANIGIDGNTARISGVDRLSGAHVMATDLRASASLIVAGLTADGRTLVDRIHHLDRGYHRIEAKLCAVGARIRRVEARQGEIA from the coding sequence ATGAGGATGACGCAAGAGAGTGCTGGCGCAACTGGCAATAGCGAGGCTGCTGCTGGCGAGCGTGTGGCCGCGGACCACCTCGAAATCGAAGGTGGCGAGCGGCTGGCGGGAGAGATCACCGTCTCGGGTGCCAAGAACGCAGCGTTGCCCATTCTGTGTGCGAGCCTGCTGACGGCCGAGCCGCTGGTGCTCGGCAATGTGCCCGATCTGCACGACGTGCGCACCATGCTGACGCTGCTCGCGCGCATGGGCGTGAAGGTCGGGCGTAATGGCGAATCGGTGACGCTCGACGCGTCGCAGATCACCGAGCCTGCGGCCCCCTACGATCTCGTGAAGACGATGCGGGCGTCGATTCTGGTGCTCGGCCCGTTGCTGGCACGTTGCGGCGAAGCGCGGGTGTCGTTGCCGGGGGGATGCGCCATTGGCGCACGGCCCGTCGACCAGCACATCAAGGGTCTGCAAAAGATGGGCGCCGAGATCACGCTCACGCATGGCGACATCGTGGCCAAGGCGGCGCGTCTGCGCGGCGAGACGCTCGTGACGGACATGATCACCGTCACCGGCACGGAAAACCTGCTCATGGCGGCAACGCTCGCCGACGGCGTGACCGTGCTGGCCAACGCCGCGCGTGAGCCGGAAGTGACCGATCTGGCGCACCTCCTGGTGAAGATGGGCGCCAGGATCGAAGGTATCGGCACCGACCGTCTGGTGGTGACCGGCGTGGCGCGCTTGCATGGTGCAACGCACGATGTCGTGCCCGACCGCATCGAGGCCGGCACGTTCCTGTGCGCGGCCGTGGCGACGCGCGGCGATATCACCTTGCGTCGCGTGGTGCCGTCCACGCTCGACGCGGTGATCGAGAAATTGCGCGAAACGGGCGCGAACGTGACGGCCGGTGCGGATTGGCTGCGCGTGACGATGGACCGGCGCGCGCGGGCAGTCAGTTTCCAGACGTCGGAATATCCGGCGTTTCCGACCGACATGCAGGCGCAGTTCATGGCGCTGAACTGCATTGCGCAAGGGGCTTCGCAGGTCGTCGAGACGATCTTCGAGAACCGCTTCATGCATGTGCAGGAATTGATGCGTCTGGGCGCGAATATCGGCATCGACGGCAACACGGCGCGGATTTCCGGCGTGGATCGCCTGTCGGGTGCGCATGTGATGGCGACCGACTTGCGCGCGTCTGCCAGCCTGATCGTCGCGGGTCTGACGGCCGATGGCCGCACGCTCGTCGACCGTATCCATCACCTCGATCGCGGCTATCATCGTATCGAGGCAAAGTTGTGCGCCGTGGGCGCGCGAATCCGGCGTGTCGAAGCACGCCAGGGAGAGATTGCATGA
- the hisG gene encoding ATP phosphoribosyltransferase: MSSAKPAQPLAQPLTLALSKGRIFTETLPLLAAAGIEVTEDPETSRKLILPTTDANLRVIIVRATDVPTYVQYGAADFGVAGKDVLIEHGGGGLYQPIDLNIARCRMSVAVPKGFDYANAVRQGARLRVATKYVQTAREHFAAKGVHVDLIKLYGSMELGPLVGLADAIVDLVSTGGTLRANNLVEVEEIMDISSRLVINQAALKLKRESLQPILDAFEQASRQTA; this comes from the coding sequence ATGAGTTCCGCCAAGCCGGCCCAGCCGCTCGCTCAGCCGCTGACGCTGGCGCTTTCCAAAGGCCGTATCTTCACGGAGACGCTGCCGCTGCTGGCTGCCGCCGGTATCGAAGTCACGGAAGATCCGGAGACCTCGCGCAAGCTGATTCTGCCGACGACGGACGCGAATCTGCGCGTCATCATCGTGCGCGCGACCGACGTGCCGACCTACGTGCAATATGGTGCCGCCGACTTTGGTGTGGCCGGCAAGGATGTGCTCATCGAACACGGCGGTGGCGGTCTGTACCAGCCGATCGATTTGAACATTGCGCGTTGCCGCATGTCTGTGGCTGTACCGAAGGGTTTCGATTACGCGAATGCCGTGCGTCAGGGCGCGCGCCTGCGGGTGGCGACCAAGTACGTGCAGACCGCGCGCGAGCACTTCGCGGCCAAGGGCGTGCACGTCGACCTGATCAAGCTGTACGGCTCGATGGAACTGGGCCCGCTCGTCGGTCTGGCCGACGCGATCGTCGATCTGGTGAGCACCGGCGGTACGCTGCGGGCCAACAATCTGGTGGAAGTGGAAGAGATCATGGATATCTCGTCCCGCCTCGTGATCAATCAGGCTGCGCTCAAGTTGAAACGCGAGTCGTTGCAGCCTATTCTGGATGCCTTCGAGCAGGCCTCCCGGCAAACAGCATGA
- the hisD gene encoding histidinol dehydrogenase has protein sequence MKLDIRKLDSSADGFAKQLREVLAFEASEDAAIDRAAAEILADVKTRGDAAVIEYTNKFDRLSARDMTALELPAEALAAALESLEPKRRAALEAAAARVRAYHEKQRIECGTHSWQYTESDGTVLGQKVTPLDRVGIYVPGGKAAYPSSVLMNAIPARVAGVKDIIMVVPTPDGVQNPLVLAAAHIAGVDRVFTIGGAQAVGALAYGTETVPAVDKIVGPGNAFVAAAKRRVFGTVGIDMIAGPSEILVICDGSTDPDWVAMDLFSQAEHDELAQSILLCPDEKYLARVHASMERQIEEMPRRDVIAASLQGRGALVKVRDMAEACEIANVIAPEHLEISAETPQQWGEKIRHAGAIFLGKFTSESLGDYCAGPNHVLPTSRTARFSSPLGVYDFIKRSSLIEVSEGGARMLGEIAAELAYGEGLQAHARSAEYRLHHES, from the coding sequence ATGAAACTCGATATTCGCAAACTCGATTCCTCCGCTGACGGCTTCGCGAAGCAGCTTCGCGAGGTGCTGGCGTTCGAGGCGAGCGAAGACGCCGCCATCGACCGCGCGGCCGCCGAAATTCTCGCCGACGTGAAGACGCGCGGCGATGCGGCCGTGATCGAATACACCAACAAGTTCGACCGTCTGAGCGCACGCGACATGACGGCGCTCGAGTTGCCCGCCGAAGCATTGGCCGCGGCGCTCGAAAGCCTCGAGCCGAAGCGTCGTGCCGCGCTCGAAGCGGCGGCCGCGCGCGTGCGCGCCTACCACGAGAAGCAACGCATCGAATGCGGCACCCATAGCTGGCAGTACACCGAGTCGGACGGCACGGTGCTGGGCCAGAAGGTCACGCCGCTCGATCGCGTCGGCATCTATGTGCCGGGCGGCAAGGCGGCGTATCCGTCGTCGGTGCTGATGAACGCGATTCCGGCGCGTGTCGCGGGCGTGAAGGACATCATCATGGTGGTGCCCACGCCGGACGGCGTGCAGAACCCGCTGGTGCTCGCCGCCGCGCATATCGCCGGTGTCGATCGCGTGTTCACCATCGGTGGCGCGCAGGCCGTTGGCGCGCTGGCGTATGGCACCGAAACGGTGCCGGCAGTCGACAAGATCGTTGGCCCGGGCAACGCCTTCGTGGCAGCGGCCAAGCGTCGCGTGTTCGGCACCGTCGGCATCGACATGATCGCTGGCCCGTCGGAAATTCTCGTCATCTGCGACGGCTCGACAGACCCCGACTGGGTGGCCATGGACCTGTTCTCGCAGGCCGAGCACGACGAACTCGCGCAGTCGATCCTGCTATGCCCGGACGAGAAATACCTCGCGCGTGTGCACGCCTCGATGGAGCGCCAGATCGAAGAGATGCCGCGTCGCGATGTGATCGCCGCTTCGCTGCAAGGCCGTGGTGCGCTGGTCAAGGTGCGCGATATGGCGGAAGCCTGCGAGATCGCCAACGTGATCGCGCCCGAGCATTTGGAAATCTCGGCCGAGACACCGCAGCAGTGGGGCGAGAAGATCCGCCACGCCGGTGCGATTTTCCTCGGCAAGTTCACAAGCGAGAGTCTGGGCGATTACTGCGCCGGCCCCAACCACGTGCTGCCGACGTCGCGTACCGCGCGATTCTCGTCGCCGCTGGGGGTGTACGACTTCATCAAGCGATCGAGCCTCATCGAAGTGAGCGAGGGCGGTGCCCGCATGCTCGGCGAGATCGCCGCCGAACTGGCTTACGGCGAAGGTCTGCAAGCGCACGCGCGCAGCGCGGAATACCGCCTGCATCACGAGTCCTGA
- the hisC gene encoding histidinol-phosphate transaminase, which yields MSVDQVIRPDVLAMSTYPVPDASGFLKLDAMENPYGLPEALRHALGQRLADVALNRYPAPRPQALLEKLARTMGVPAGARLLLGNGSDEIISMIAMATARPGAAVIAPVPGFVMYEMSSRFAGIEFVGVPLRADFSLDMPAMLGAIAAHPGAVVYLAYPNNPTGNLFADDDIETLVRAADRGLVVIDEAYQPFAGKTWMPRLPEFANLLIMRTVSKLGLAGIRLGYVAGSAQWLDQLDKVRPPYNVNVLTQACAEFMLDHLDVLDAQAAELRAERERLATAVAALPGTTVFPSDANFLLVRVPDADKTHADLLAHKVLIKNVGKMHVLLANCLRLTVGTPTENAAMVEALAASL from the coding sequence ATGTCCGTCGACCAAGTGATCCGCCCCGATGTGCTCGCCATGAGCACCTACCCCGTGCCCGACGCCAGCGGTTTCCTCAAGCTCGACGCGATGGAGAACCCCTACGGCTTGCCCGAAGCGCTGCGCCACGCGTTGGGGCAGCGACTGGCCGATGTAGCGCTCAACCGCTACCCGGCGCCGCGTCCGCAGGCGCTGCTGGAGAAGCTGGCTCGCACGATGGGCGTGCCGGCCGGCGCACGGTTGCTGCTGGGCAACGGATCGGACGAGATCATCAGCATGATTGCGATGGCGACGGCACGTCCGGGCGCCGCCGTGATCGCGCCGGTGCCGGGGTTCGTGATGTATGAAATGTCGTCGCGCTTCGCGGGGATCGAATTCGTTGGCGTGCCGTTGCGTGCCGACTTTTCGCTCGACATGCCCGCGATGCTGGGCGCCATTGCGGCACACCCCGGCGCGGTCGTCTATCTGGCGTACCCGAACAATCCCACGGGTAACCTGTTCGCCGACGACGATATCGAAACGCTCGTGCGCGCGGCCGATCGCGGGCTGGTGGTCATTGACGAGGCGTACCAACCGTTTGCCGGGAAGACGTGGATGCCGCGCCTGCCGGAGTTTGCGAACCTGCTGATCATGCGCACGGTCTCGAAGCTCGGTCTGGCGGGGATTCGTCTGGGTTACGTGGCGGGCAGCGCGCAGTGGCTGGATCAGCTCGACAAGGTGCGTCCGCCGTACAACGTGAACGTGCTCACGCAGGCGTGTGCCGAATTCATGCTCGATCACCTCGACGTACTCGACGCGCAGGCGGCCGAATTGCGGGCCGAACGCGAGCGTTTGGCCACGGCGGTGGCGGCGCTGCCTGGCACGACAGTGTTCCCGAGCGATGCGAATTTCCTGCTCGTGCGGGTGCCGGATGCCGACAAAACCCACGCTGACCTGCTGGCACACAAGGTGTTGATCAAAAACGTGGGTAAAATGCACGTATTGCTGGCCAATTGCCTGAGATTGACGGTCGGCACCCCCACGGAGAATGCGGCAATGGTCGAGGCCCTGGCCGCATCACTCTAA
- the hisB gene encoding imidazoleglycerol-phosphate dehydratase HisB: protein MRIAEVVRDTSETQIRVKIDLDGTGRKTLDTGVPFLDHMLDQIARHGLIDMEVEAKGDTFIDDHHTVEDVGITLGMAVAKAIGDRKGIVRYGHSYVPLDEALSRVVIDFSGRPGLEFHVPFTRARVGNFDVDLTIEFFRGFVNHAGVTLHIDNLRGINAHHQCETVFKAFGRALRMAVEIDPRAAGVVPSTKGSL from the coding sequence ATGCGCATTGCGGAAGTCGTTCGCGATACCAGCGAAACGCAAATACGCGTCAAGATCGATCTGGACGGCACCGGCCGGAAGACGCTCGATACCGGCGTGCCGTTTCTGGACCACATGCTCGACCAGATCGCGCGCCACGGCCTTATCGACATGGAAGTCGAGGCAAAGGGCGATACCTTCATTGACGATCACCACACGGTGGAAGACGTCGGCATCACGTTGGGCATGGCCGTTGCCAAGGCCATCGGCGATCGCAAGGGCATCGTGCGCTACGGCCACAGCTATGTGCCGCTCGACGAAGCGCTCTCGCGCGTGGTGATCGATTTCTCGGGCCGTCCCGGTCTCGAATTTCACGTGCCGTTCACGCGCGCACGCGTCGGCAACTTCGACGTTGACCTGACCATCGAATTTTTCCGTGGCTTCGTGAATCACGCGGGCGTCACGCTGCATATCGACAACCTGCGCGGTATCAACGCTCATCACCAGTGCGAAACGGTGTTCAAGGCGTTTGGCCGTGCATTGCGCATGGCGGTCGAAATCGATCCGCGTGCGGCAGGTGTCGTGCCGTCCACGAAGGGAAGCCTGTAA
- a CDS encoding MarC family protein: MTLDAFKFFISLLALINPLGAIPLFISLTSSQTREEKRHTIDVAAIAVALVVAGSGLFGEAIIRFFGISIASLEVGGGVIMLLMAVNMINAQTGNTRATAEERHEAEERPNIAVVPLAIPLLTGPGTISTVIIYSGRAHGWAQILALMAIGVGVGAVCWVALRSAGRIEGWLGRTGINIGTRLMGLILSALAVEFIIDGLKILLPGLR, from the coding sequence ATGACGCTCGACGCCTTCAAGTTCTTCATTTCGCTGCTGGCCCTGATCAACCCGCTCGGGGCGATCCCGCTGTTCATCAGCCTGACGTCTTCGCAGACGCGCGAGGAGAAGCGCCATACGATCGATGTTGCGGCGATTGCCGTGGCGCTGGTGGTCGCGGGTTCGGGACTGTTCGGGGAAGCCATCATCCGCTTCTTCGGCATCTCGATTGCGTCGCTGGAAGTGGGCGGTGGCGTCATCATGTTGCTCATGGCCGTGAACATGATCAACGCGCAGACGGGCAACACGCGGGCGACGGCGGAAGAGCGTCACGAAGCGGAAGAGCGGCCGAACATTGCCGTGGTGCCGCTTGCCATCCCGCTGCTCACTGGTCCGGGTACGATCAGTACCGTGATCATCTACTCGGGCCGCGCGCACGGCTGGGCGCAGATTCTGGCGCTCATGGCGATCGGCGTGGGTGTGGGGGCGGTGTGCTGGGTGGCGCTGCGTAGCGCCGGGCGCATCGAAGGCTGGCTGGGACGCACGGGCATCAACATCGGCACGCGCCTGATGGGGTTGATCCTCTCGGCGCTGGCCGTGGAATTCATTATCGATGGTTTGAAAATACTGCTGCCGGGTTTGAGATGA
- the hisH gene encoding imidazole glycerol phosphate synthase subunit HisH produces MNKIAIVDYGMGNLRSVYQALRAAAPEADVSISSDAAEIRAADRVVLPGQGAMRDCMGCLNESGLREAVVEAAATKPMFGVCVGEQMLFDVSDEGNTPALGLLPGRVVRFDLEGQVQDDGSRFKVPQMGWNRVRQTQGHPIWAGVPDDSYFYFVHSYYVVPGKPELTAGETVYGVPFTCAVAQDNIFATQFHPEKSAQAGLALYRNFAQWKP; encoded by the coding sequence ATGAATAAGATTGCGATTGTCGACTACGGAATGGGCAACCTGCGCTCGGTCTATCAGGCGCTGCGTGCCGCCGCGCCGGAAGCCGACGTGAGCATCAGCAGCGACGCCGCCGAGATTCGCGCCGCCGACCGTGTGGTGCTGCCGGGGCAGGGCGCCATGCGCGACTGCATGGGCTGCCTGAACGAGTCGGGCCTGCGCGAAGCGGTGGTCGAGGCTGCCGCCACCAAGCCGATGTTCGGCGTGTGCGTGGGCGAGCAGATGCTGTTCGACGTGTCGGACGAAGGCAACACGCCTGCGCTCGGTCTGCTGCCGGGCCGCGTGGTGCGCTTCGACCTCGAGGGCCAGGTGCAAGATGACGGCTCGCGCTTCAAGGTGCCGCAGATGGGCTGGAACCGCGTGCGTCAGACGCAAGGCCATCCGATCTGGGCCGGCGTGCCGGACGACAGCTATTTTTACTTCGTGCACAGCTACTACGTTGTGCCCGGCAAGCCCGAACTGACGGCTGGCGAGACGGTCTATGGCGTGCCCTTTACCTGTGCAGTGGCCCAAGATAATATCTTCGCCACCCAGTTCCACCCGGAAAAGAGCGCCCAGGCTGGCCTTGCCCTTTATCGCAATTTCGCGCAGTGGAAACCCTGA
- the hisA gene encoding 1-(5-phosphoribosyl)-5-[(5-phosphoribosylamino)methylideneamino]imidazole-4-carboxamide isomerase: MLLIPAIDLKDGQCVRLKQGDMDQATVFSEDPAAMARHWVEQGARRLHLVDLNGAFVGKPRNEAAIRAIIQEVGADIPVQLGGGIRDLNTIERYLDDGLSYVIIGTAAVKNPGFLKDACTAFGGHIIVGLDAKDGKVATDGWSKLTGHEVVDLARKFEDYGVESIIYTDIGRDGMLQGINIDATVRLAQAVTVPVIASGGLSNLGDIDALCQVEREGVEGVICGRAIYSGDLNFSTAQTRADELSGGAA, from the coding sequence ATGCTGCTCATTCCGGCCATCGACCTTAAAGACGGTCAATGCGTTCGCCTTAAACAAGGCGACATGGATCAAGCCACCGTATTCTCGGAGGACCCCGCTGCCATGGCTCGACATTGGGTCGAGCAAGGCGCGCGCCGCCTCCATCTGGTGGACTTGAATGGTGCATTCGTCGGCAAGCCGCGCAATGAGGCGGCGATCCGCGCCATCATTCAGGAAGTCGGCGCCGATATCCCCGTGCAGTTGGGCGGTGGCATTCGTGACCTGAATACCATCGAGCGCTACCTCGACGACGGGTTGTCATACGTCATCATCGGCACGGCCGCGGTCAAGAACCCTGGCTTCCTGAAGGACGCGTGCACCGCGTTCGGCGGACACATCATCGTTGGCCTCGATGCCAAGGACGGCAAGGTCGCCACCGACGGCTGGAGCAAGCTCACCGGCCACGAAGTCGTGGATCTGGCGCGCAAGTTCGAGGACTACGGCGTCGAGTCGATCATCTACACCGACATCGGTCGCGACGGCATGCTCCAGGGCATCAATATCGATGCGACGGTGCGTCTCGCGCAGGCGGTGACCGTGCCGGTGATCGCCAGCGGCGGTCTGTCGAATCTGGGCGATATCGATGCGCTGTGCCAGGTCGAGCGTGAGGGCGTCGAAGGCGTCATCTGCGGTCGCGCGATCTACTCGGGCGACCTGAATTTCTCGACGGCGCAAACACGCGCCGACGAGCTTTCCGGAGGAGCGGCATAA
- the hisF gene encoding imidazole glycerol phosphate synthase subunit HisF, which yields MALAKRIIPCLDVTAGRVVKGVNFVELRDAGDPVEIARRYDEQGADELTFLDITATSDGRDLILPIIEAVAAQVFIPLTVGGGVREVADVRRLLNAGADKVSMNSSAVANPQLVADAAAKYGSQCIVVAIDAKRVSADGEAPRWEVFTHGGRKGTGLEAVAWAKQIEALGAGEILLTSMDRDGTKSGFDLALTRAVSDAVSIPVIASGGVGSLADLANGVTEGHADAVLAASIFHYGEHTVGEAKRFMADKGISVRL from the coding sequence ATGGCTCTTGCAAAACGCATCATCCCGTGCCTGGACGTGACGGCCGGCCGTGTGGTCAAGGGCGTCAATTTCGTCGAACTTCGCGACGCAGGCGACCCCGTGGAGATCGCCCGCCGTTACGACGAGCAGGGCGCCGACGAACTCACGTTCCTCGACATTACGGCGACTTCCGACGGGCGCGATCTCATTCTGCCGATCATCGAAGCAGTGGCCGCGCAGGTCTTCATCCCGCTGACCGTGGGCGGCGGCGTGCGCGAGGTGGCCGATGTGCGCCGCCTGCTCAACGCCGGTGCGGACAAGGTCAGCATGAACTCGTCGGCGGTCGCCAATCCGCAACTGGTGGCCGATGCGGCTGCCAAATACGGTTCGCAGTGCATCGTCGTGGCGATCGACGCAAAGCGTGTCTCGGCCGACGGCGAAGCGCCGCGCTGGGAAGTCTTCACGCATGGCGGTCGTAAGGGCACCGGGCTGGAAGCGGTGGCCTGGGCCAAGCAGATCGAAGCCTTGGGCGCGGGCGAGATCCTGCTGACCAGCATGGATCGCGACGGTACGAAGAGCGGCTTCGATCTGGCGCTCACGCGCGCCGTGTCGGACGCCGTCAGCATCCCCGTGATCGCCTCGGGTGGCGTGGGGTCGCTGGCCGACCTGGCCAATGGCGTGACCGAGGGCCACGCGGATGCCGTTCTCGCCGCAAGCATTTTCCATTACGGCGAGCACACGGTCGGTGAGGCAAAGCGCTTCATGGCCGACAAGGGCATTTCGGTGCGGCTCTGA
- the hisI gene encoding phosphoribosyl-AMP cyclohydrolase, whose translation MTQDWLDKVSWDAQGLVPVIAQEVGSNDVLMFAWMNREALARTVETGEAVYYSRSRKRLWHKGEESGHVQKVHEIRLDCDEDVVLLKVEQIDGIACHTGRHSCFFQKFEGSVDDGQWTTVEPVLKDPHKIYK comes from the coding sequence ATGACGCAAGACTGGCTGGACAAGGTAAGTTGGGACGCACAGGGCCTCGTGCCCGTGATCGCGCAGGAAGTCGGCAGCAACGACGTGTTGATGTTTGCCTGGATGAACCGTGAAGCGCTCGCGCGTACGGTCGAGACCGGCGAAGCCGTCTACTATTCGCGCTCGCGCAAGCGCCTGTGGCACAAGGGCGAGGAATCGGGCCACGTGCAGAAGGTGCATGAGATCCGTCTGGATTGCGACGAAGACGTGGTGCTGCTCAAGGTCGAGCAGATCGATGGCATTGCCTGCCATACCGGCCGTCATTCCTGCTTCTTCCAGAAGTTCGAGGGCAGCGTCGACGATGGCCAGTGGACCACCGTCGAACCGGTGCTCAAAGACCCCCACAAGATCTACAAGTGA
- a CDS encoding phosphoribosyl-ATP diphosphatase codes for MNDTLERVAEVIASRKGGDPDKSYVARLFHKGDDAICKKIGEEATEVVLAAKDIRIGGADNLRQKLVCETADLWFHCMVLLAHHDLSPNEVLAELARREGLSGLAEKAQRSTRGEHAD; via the coding sequence ATGAACGATACGCTCGAGCGTGTTGCCGAAGTGATTGCCTCGCGTAAGGGGGGCGATCCCGACAAGTCCTACGTTGCGCGCCTGTTCCACAAGGGCGACGACGCCATCTGCAAGAAGATCGGCGAAGAAGCCACCGAAGTGGTGCTCGCGGCGAAGGATATCCGCATTGGCGGGGCCGACAATCTGCGCCAGAAACTCGTTTGCGAGACGGCCGATCTGTGGTTCCACTGCATGGTGCTGCTCGCCCATCACGACCTGAGCCCGAACGAGGTGCTGGCCGAACTGGCACGCCGTGAAGGGTTGTCGGGGCTCGCCGAGAAAGCGCAGCGCAGCACGCGCGGCGAACACGCGGACTGA
- a CDS encoding DUF4870 family protein: MNDPQTSGPSGSPGSTDHPYVVNTPSSAPSAEQERALRKLTHVLYALYALFWLTGGVTAIVAIIINYIKRDDVTGTLYASHFTWQIRTFWWSVVWGVLGVALAVVMVGFAILWVLGIWTLYRIVKGWLYLNDNKPMYAARA, encoded by the coding sequence ATGAACGATCCGCAGACTTCCGGCCCGTCCGGCTCACCCGGCAGCACGGACCACCCGTATGTCGTCAATACCCCGTCGAGCGCGCCGAGCGCCGAGCAGGAACGCGCGTTGCGCAAGCTCACGCATGTGCTCTACGCACTCTATGCCCTGTTCTGGCTCACGGGCGGCGTGACCGCCATCGTGGCGATCATCATCAACTACATCAAGCGCGACGACGTGACCGGCACGCTCTACGCCTCGCATTTCACCTGGCAGATCCGTACCTTCTGGTGGTCGGTGGTCTGGGGCGTGCTTGGCGTGGCGCTCGCGGTGGTCATGGTCGGCTTCGCGATTCTCTGGGTGCTCGGCATCTGGACGCTGTATCGAATCGTCAAAGGCTGGCTGTACCTGAACGACAACAAGCCGATGTACGCCGCGCGTGCCTGA
- a CDS encoding histidine triad nucleotide-binding protein, translated as MTHDNCIFCKIVAGQIPSAQVYADDDVVVFKDINPAADLHLLMVPRKHIATLQDCQPEDQALLGKMMLLAPKIAAEQGYRFDGDASNIEGNGFRVVTNTGPGGGQEVYHLHMHILAGPRPWKRM; from the coding sequence ATGACGCACGATAACTGTATCTTCTGCAAAATTGTGGCCGGGCAGATCCCGAGCGCGCAGGTCTACGCCGACGATGATGTCGTCGTGTTCAAGGACATCAATCCGGCAGCCGATCTGCATTTGCTGATGGTGCCGCGCAAGCACATCGCCACGTTGCAGGATTGCCAGCCCGAAGATCAGGCGCTGCTCGGCAAGATGATGTTGCTCGCGCCGAAGATCGCTGCCGAACAGGGCTACCGCTTTGATGGCGACGCGTCGAACATCGAAGGCAATGGCTTCCGGGTCGTGACGAACACCGGACCGGGTGGCGGGCAAGAGGTTTATCATCTGCATATGCATATCCTGGCTGGTCCGCGGCCGTGGAAGCGTATGTAA
- the tatA gene encoding Sec-independent protein translocase subunit TatA has translation MGSLSIWHWLIVLVIVMMVFGTKKLRNMGSDLGGAVKGFKDGMKEGESGAPAAKDDPAAAKELRDSTTIDVQAKDASNHKQG, from the coding sequence ATGGGTTCGTTGAGTATTTGGCACTGGCTGATCGTGCTGGTGATCGTGATGATGGTTTTCGGTACCAAGAAGCTGCGTAACATGGGCAGCGATCTGGGTGGCGCGGTGAAGGGTTTCAAGGACGGCATGAAGGAGGGCGAAAGTGGCGCTCCGGCGGCCAAGGACGACCCGGCTGCTGCCAAGGAACTGCGCGATTCGACCACCATCGACGTGCAGGCCAAGGACGCGAGCAATCACAAGCAAGGCTAA